Proteins encoded together in one Ipomoea triloba cultivar NCNSP0323 chromosome 4, ASM357664v1 window:
- the LOC116017084 gene encoding receptor-like cytosolic serine/threonine-protein kinase RBK2: MVNANSPDTVLEDYLNGLVSETDTTKSSILEFESESYEKRNSKWDGFLQLFRDKFKKRHFGSLDSLSSLKISKRFSCSMREAACGSGLLQSPILEGGLSYFKPQWKNFSLSEIEIATNNFHHENLIGKGGYAEVHKGRLRDGKLVAVKRLTRGSPEERIGDFLSELGIMAHLNHPNTTKLIGYGVEGGYYLVLKLSPHGSLASMLHVSKQKPGWYIRYKVALGTAKGLQYLHEGCQRRIIHRDIKAANILLMEDFEPQICDFGLAKWLPERWTHLTVLKFDGTFGYLAPEFLMHGIVNEKTDVFAFGVLLLELITGRRALDYSQQSLVMWAKPLLKKKRIRELADPSLGDDYNLLQMNLMVLAASLCVQHSSIKRPRISQVLQLLNGNCESLDYIRKTRKPSPIRRAATKTSFAHKEKT; the protein is encoded by the exons ATGGTGAATGCGAACTCTCCGGATACAGTTCTTGAGGACTACCTGAATGGTTTAGTATCAGAAACAGACACTACAAAGAGCAGCATATTGGAATTCGAATCGGAGAGTTATGAAAAGAGGAATTCAAAATGGGATGGGTTTCTTCAGCTGTTCAGGGATAAATTCAAGAAGAGGCATTTCGGAAGCTTGGATTCCCTGAGTTCTTTGAAAATCTCGAAACGATTTAGCTGCAGCATGAGAGAGGCAGCTTGTGGTTCTGGGCTGTTGCAGAGCCCTATTCTGGAGGGTGGTTTGAGCTatttcaagcctcagtggaagaACTTCAGCCTGTCTGAGATCGAGATCGCCACCAACAATTTTCACCATG AAAACTTAATTGGGAAAGGTGGTTATGCTGAAGTTCACAAAGGGCGCTTGCGCGATGGAAAATTAGTTGCAGTTAAGCGTTTGACTCGAGGATCACCCGAGGAGAGGATAGGGGATTTCTTATCTGAGCTTGGCATAATGGCTCATCTCAACCATCCAAATACTACCAAGTTGATTGGCTATGGAGTTGAAGGTGGATACTACCTTGTTCTCAAGCTGTCTCCTCATGGAAGCTTAGCTTCTATGCTGCATG TCTCGAAGCAGAAACCGGGATGGTATATCAGGTATAAGGTTGCACTAGGCACAGCTAAAGGGCTGCAGTATCTTCACGAGGGCTGTCAACGACGAATCATTCATAGAGATATTAAAGCAGCAAATATATTGCTTATGGAGGACTTTGAGCCTCAG ATTTGTGATTTTGGGCTTGCGAAGTGGCTCCCGGAGAGATGGACTCACCTGACTGTCCTGAAATTCGATGGCACATTCGG ATATCTTGCACCCGAGTTTCTAATGCATGGTATAGTGAATGAAAAGACCGATGTTTTCGCCTTCGGGGTGCTTCTTTTGGAGCTAATTACCGGGCGTCGAGCGTTGGATTACTCTCAGCAAAGCCTCGTAATGTGG GCAAAGCCTCTGCTAAAGAAAAAGAGGATTAGGGAACTTGCAGATCCATCACTTGGAGATGACTACAACTTGCTGCAGATGAATCTCATGGTCTTGGCCGCTTCGTTATGCGTGCAGCACTCGTCCATCAAACGCCCCCGAATCAGCCAG GTTCTGCAACTTCTGAATGGCAACTGCGAAAGCCTAGATTATATCAGAAAAACCCGAAAACCATCCCCCATTAGAAGGGCTGCTACGAAGACCTCTTTCGCGCACAAGGAAAAAACATAG
- the LOC116016118 gene encoding putative E3 ubiquitin-protein ligase RF298: protein MAEERAKEAGGDSKNGDSNDEVFPGVNDSKGKTKVEFPSSSSSLSSTELRSCDELNERSDESDAKEGPEETTPLSEWEDPMAVELEKLLIPNIKKATLTAMKKIVECGFTEEQAEWAVLNSGSYQGYFDIISNIFTGAWVVLTCSNKDGLDFSIPLFDGIESLAAYILLEMVCVLKEVKPFLSVAEAMWLLLICDLNVLEAVEHGTVNTNPVLCSCCTSKHSECKNDTPRGSSKAIVVSAPRAETSGGGRKGLSGLRQKAHRAGTSTSSKGGKRRGGFITSTRMARSIDVTVSKPLISQPSSSGVKKNKGSGVVSVPSLPVMTSKAAAIVKQESKPTVKASGSSAVPSSVHISEKDERIMTLMMHKQLLQQELEGWTDWASVKVREAAQKLSKEQPELRELRQEREETHNFEALMEEKVKQRQSQLEGELSGFHAQMRLSNSAVQRLEAERAKLKKGIADSLMKNIQSSVNLKETVEREQELLKQCQTLEGETSSLQEYLSGLKGESASLQARIDKARKREGEFEALRQYEEKEKIKNLQKLESIRSKREQWKRQVKAEEDNLRAIAESNRLQYEERKCKLIEEISALKLAAASRDQGGVKREWECTICLTKATSVAFLPCAHQVLCKDCNTLHENQGMKDCPSCRTPIVQRIHARFPPRRPH, encoded by the exons atggcCGAGGAAAGAGCAAAAGAAGCTGGTGGGGACAGCAAGAATGGTGATAGCAACGATGAGGTTTTTCCCGGTGTGAATGATAGCAAGGGGAAGACGAAGGTGGAGtttccatcttcatcttcatctttatCTTCCACAGAGTTAAGGAGTTGTGATGAGTTGAATGAGAGATCAGACGAGTCCGATGCGAAAGAGGGGCCAGAAGAAACAACACCACTCTCCGAATGGGAAGACCCCATGGCAGTAGAATTAGAGAAGCTCCTAATCCCAAACATAAAGAAAGCCACCCTCACTGCAATGAAGAAAATAGTTGAATGCGGCTTCACAGAGGAGCAAGCTGAGTGGGCTGTGTTGAACAGTGGCAGTTACCAAGGCTATTTTGACATCATATCCAATATTTTTACTGGTGCTTGGGTTGTGCTGACTTGTTCCAACAAGGACGGCCTTGATTTCTCCATTCCATTGTTTGATGGAATAGAAAGCCTAGCAGCTTATATCCTGCTGGAAATGGTGTGTGTGCTTAAAGAGGTGAAGCCATTCCTCAGTGTTGCAGAAGCAATGTGGCTCCTTTTGATATGCGATCTCAACGTGCTTGAGGCTGTGGAACATGGCACTGTGAACACCAATCCAGTCCTGTGCTCCTGCTGCACTTCCAAGCATTCCGAATGCAAAAACGACACCCCAAGAG GTAGCAGTAAAGCCATTGTTGTGTCTGCACCTAGAGCTGAGACGAGTGGTGGTGGCAGAAAGGGATTATCAGGGCTTCGCCAGAAGGCACATCGAGCTGGGACGAGTACTAGTAGCAAAGGTGGTAAGAGGAGAGGGGGGTTTATAACCAGTACCAGAATGGCCAGATCAATTGATGTGACTGTGAGCAAGCCACTCATCTCTCAGCCTAGCTCTTCTGGTGTGAAGAAGAACAAAGGTAGTGGAGTTGTTTCTGTTCCTTCATTGCCTGTTATGACCTCCAAGGCTGCTGCAATTGTgaaacaagaaagtaaaccaacTGTGAAAGCCTCGGGCTCTTCTGCTGTTCCATCTTCTGTCCATATAAGTGAGAAAGATGAAAGGATAATGACGTTGATGATGCACAAGCAACTTCTGCAGCAGGAGCTAGAAGGCTGGACTGATTGGGCCAGTGTGAAGGTCAGGGAGGCTGCTCAGAAGCTCAGCAAGGAGCAGCCTGAGCTGAGAGAGTTAAGGCAAGAGAGAGAGGAGACTCACAACTTTGAAGCATTAATGGAGGAGAAGGTTAAGCAGAGGCAATCTCAGTTGGAGGGTGAACTGTCTGGTTTTCATGCCCAGATGAGACTGAGTAATTCTGCTGTCCAAAGGCTCGAGGCAGAACGTGCCAAGCTGAAGAAAGGGATTGCAGATTCACTGATGAAAAATATACAGTCTTCTGTAAATCTGAAGGAAACTGTGGAGAGGGAGCAGGAGTTACTGAAACAGTGTCAAACACTGGAGGGTGAGACTAGCTCTCTGCAGGAATATCTCTCAGGTCTGAAGGGTGAATCAGCTAGCTTGCAGGCCCGAATAGACAAAGCTAGAAAGCGTGAAGGGGAGTTTGAG GCTCTCCGGCAATATGAAGAGAAGGAGAAGATAAAGAATCTCCAGAAGCTTGAGTCCATAAGGAGTAAAAGAGAACAATGGAAGCGTCAGGTCAAAGCGGAGGAGGATAATTTGAGAGCAATTGCAGAATCCAACAGGCTGCAGTACGAGGAGCGCAAGTGCAAGCTGATTGAAGAAATCTCTGCTCTAAAATTGGCAGCAGCTTCGAGGGACCAGGGAGGTGTCAAACGCGAATGGGAATGCACTATATGCTTGACTAAGGCAACCTCAGTTGCTTTCCTCCCTTGTGCTCATCAGGTTCTGTGCAAAGACTGCAATACGCTTCATGAGAACCAAGGAATGAAGGACTGTCCTTCTTGCAGAACTCCAATCGTGCAGCGAATCCATGCCCGTTTCCCCCCTCGCAGACCACACTGA